A single Ammospiza caudacuta isolate bAmmCau1 chromosome 6, bAmmCau1.pri, whole genome shotgun sequence DNA region contains:
- the DDX24 gene encoding ATP-dependent RNA helicase DDX24 isoform X2: protein MKARKGGRFRSSFKLKRKGIEVVGEWKTVPIDPNLFAEEEFRDIVCLEELTEYKLVSSSKIGKVKERKRKAESASEEGNEEVEEPVVPPKKKKKNKDLRNQTDKGNIPNAAEIDVLVDKEAKCNEIIEEANCEDCGHVTESMSSRRDTPKKKKKKVPKNKDFQAQEAVPSVATSKKVKNWTTEVLSASTDQKADVSAWKDLFVPEPVLQALSSLGFSAPTPIQALALPSAIRDNMDVLGAAETGSGKTLAFAIPMIHSVLQWQKSNNSTTRNDSVSKESHQHHDEPRWENEDEAEKRTHQQAEDSGDEDDASFTTGCVKVLENVEFDSSDETLTVGSNKNRPLLGLVLTPTRELAVQVKHHIDAVAKFTGIKTAILVGGMAAQKQERVLNRKPEIVIATPGRLWELVKERHPHLSNLRQLRCLVIDEADRMVEKGHFLELSQLLEILNDSQYNPRRQTFVFSATLTLVHQTPARVLQKKNAKKMDKKTKLELLMEKVGIKGKPKVIDLTRKEATVETLTETRIHCNTNEKDYYLYYFLLQYPGRTMVFANSIDCVKRLSSLLTILNCDPLPLHANMHQKQRLKNLERFAERESCVLLTTDVAARGLDIPNVQHVIHYQVPRTSELYVHRSGRTARAAHEGLSLLLIGPEDLINFRKIYKTLEKSEELPFFPVDAKCMTSIKERMNLARQIEKAEFFNSRAKQHNSWLQQAAEALEMDLDDDMLMGRKASEQEESQKQKMLKGMKKQLKHMLSQPLFKVLMKTKYPTQSGKLLLPQTSESISALGAMSKKQAKKKK, encoded by the exons GACCCCAATCTGTTTGCTGAGGAGGAGTTTCGAGATATAGTGTGCCTGGAGGAACTGACAGAGTACAAGCTAGTCAGTTCTTCCAAAATAGGGAAAgtaaaagagaggaagagaaaggctGAGAGTGCTTCTGAAGAAGGCAATGAGGAGGTGGAAGAACCTGTTGTTcctccaaaaaagaaaaagaaaaacaaagatttgAGGAACCAAACAGATAAAGGCAATATTCCTAATGCAGCAGAAATTGATGTGCTGGTTGACAAGGAGGCAAAGTGTAATGAAATAATTGAAGAAGCTAATTGTGAAGACTGTGGACATGTGACTGAGAGCATGTCAAGCAGAAGAGACACtccaaagaagaagaaaaagaaggtgcCTAAAAACAAGGATTTTCAAGCACAGGAAGCCGTTCCATCAGTAGCTACCTCTAAAAAAGTCAAAAACTGGACAACAGAAGTTTTATCTGCCTCAACTGATCAAAAAGCTGATGTGTCTGCATGGAAAGACCTGTTTGTACCCGAGCCAGTGCTGCAGGCCTTGAGCTCCCTGGGGTTTAGTGCTCCAACTCCTATCCAAGCCTTAGCCTTGCCTTCTGCCATCCGGGATAATATGGACGTTCTTGGTGCTGCAGAAACAG gaagCGGCAAAACGCTTGCATTTGCAATTCCGATGATTCACTCTGTGCTGCAGTGGCAAAAATCAAATAACTCAACAACCAGAAATGACAGTGTTTCTAAAGAGTCCCATCAGCATCATGATGAACCAAGATGGGAAAATGAGGATGAAGCAGAAAAACGAACCCATCAGCAGGCTGAAGATAGCGGAGATGAAGATGATGCATCTTTCACAACAGGCTGTGTGAAGGTGCTGGAAAATGTTGAATTTGATTCCAGTGACGAGACACTCACTGTTGGCTCCAATAAAAACAGACCTCTTTTAGGACTGGTCCTTACTCCTACAAGAGAATTAGCTGTACAAGTAAAGCACCACATTGATGCAGTTGCAAAGTTTACAG GCATTAAGACTGCAATCCTAGTAGGAGGCATGGCTGCACAGAAGCAAGAACGTGTGCTGAATCGAAAGCCAGAAATTGTAATTGCAACCCCAGGCCGGCTGTGGGAGTTAGTTAAAGAGAGACACCCACATCTTTCAAATCTTCGTCAGCTCAG GTGCCTTGTGATTGATGAAGCAGACCGAATGGTTGAGAAAGGTCACTTCTTGGAGCTGTCTCAGTTGCTGGAAATCTTAAATGATTCACAGTATAACCCTCGACGACagacttttgttttttctgccaCTTTGACTTTAGTCCATCAGACTCCTGCAAGAGTTTTACAAAAaaagaatgctaaaaagatggACAAGAAGACCAAACTAGAATTGTTAATGGAAAAAGTAGGAATAAAGGGCAAACCCAAAGTAATAGACTTAACAAGGAAAGAGGCTACTGTTGAGACACTGACAGAAACCAGAATCCACTGTAACACCAATGAGAAGGACTATTATCTCTATTACTTTCTTCTTCAGTATCCAGGAAGAACCATGGTCTTTGCAAACAGCATAGACTGTGTAAAACGCCTCAGTTCTCTCCTCACAATCCTAAATTGTGATCCTCTTCCTTTGCATGCCAACATGCACCAAAAGCAAAGGCTGAAAAACCTGGAAAGGTTTGCTGAGCGAGAGAG CTGTGTCCTCCTGACAACAGATGTTGCAGCTCGTGGTCTTGATATTCCTAATGTCCAGCATGTCATCCACTACCAG gtgCCTCGCACCTCGGAGCTCTACGTGCACCGGAGCGGCCGCACGGCCCGAGCCGCCCACGAGGGCCTCAGCCTGCTGCTCATTGGCCCCGAGGACTTGATCAACTTCCGGAAAATCTATAAAACACTGGAGAAGAGTGAAGAGCTGCCATTCTTCCCAGTTGATGCCAAGTGCATGACTTCTATTAAG GAACGGATGAACTTGGCAAGGCAGATTGAGAAGGCAGAATTTTTCAACAGTCGGGCAAAGCAGCACAACTCCTGGCTCCAGCAAGCTGCAGAGGCTCTTGAGATGGATCTTGATGATGACATGTTGATGG GAAGAAAAGCTAGTGAGCAAGAAGAAAGCCAGAAGCAAAAGATGCTGAAGGGGATGAAAAAACAACTGAAACATATGTTGTCCCAGCCACTGTTTAAAGTCCTTATGAAAACCAAGTACCCAACACAGTCTGGAAAACTACTTTTGCCTCAGACATCAGAGAGCATTTCAGCTCTAGGTGCCATGTCCAAAAAGCAagccaagaagaagaaataa
- the DDX24 gene encoding ATP-dependent RNA helicase DDX24 isoform X1 produces the protein MKARKGGRFRSSFKLKRKGIEVVGEWKTVPIDPNLFAEEEFRDIVCLEELTEYKLVSSSKIGKVKERKRKAESASEEGNEEVEEPVVPPKKKKKNKDLRNQTDKGNIPNAAEIDVLVDKEAKCNEIIEEANCEDCGHVTESMSSRRDTPKKKKKKVPKNKDFQAQEAVPSVATSKKVKNWTTEVLSASTDQKADVSAWKDLFVPEPVLQALSSLGFSAPTPIQALALPSAIRDNMDVLGAAETGSGKTLAFAIPMIHSVLQWQKSNNSTTRNDSVSKESHQHHDEPRWENEDEAEKRTHQQAEDSGDEDDASFTTGCVKVLENVEFDSSDETLTVGSNKNRPLLGLVLTPTRELAVQVKHHIDAVAKFTGIKTAILVGGMAAQKQERVLNRKPEIVIATPGRLWELVKERHPHLSNLRQLRCLVIDEADRMVEKGHFLELSQLLEILNDSQYNPRRQTFVFSATLTLVHQTPARVLQKKNAKKMDKKTKLELLMEKVGIKGKPKVIDLTRKEATVETLTETRIHCNTNEKDYYLYYFLLQYPGRTMVFANSIDCVKRLSSLLTILNCDPLPLHANMHQKQRLKNLERFAERESCVLLTTDVAARGLDIPNVQHVIHYQVPRTSELYVHRSGRTARAAHEGLSLLLIGPEDLINFRKIYKTLEKSEELPFFPVDAKCMTSIKERMNLARQIEKAEFFNSRAKQHNSWLQQAAEALEMDLDDDMLMGKKASEQEESQKQKMLKGMKKQLKHMLSQPLFKVLMKTKYPTQSGKLLLPQTSESISALGAMSKKQAKKKK, from the exons GACCCCAATCTGTTTGCTGAGGAGGAGTTTCGAGATATAGTGTGCCTGGAGGAACTGACAGAGTACAAGCTAGTCAGTTCTTCCAAAATAGGGAAAgtaaaagagaggaagagaaaggctGAGAGTGCTTCTGAAGAAGGCAATGAGGAGGTGGAAGAACCTGTTGTTcctccaaaaaagaaaaagaaaaacaaagatttgAGGAACCAAACAGATAAAGGCAATATTCCTAATGCAGCAGAAATTGATGTGCTGGTTGACAAGGAGGCAAAGTGTAATGAAATAATTGAAGAAGCTAATTGTGAAGACTGTGGACATGTGACTGAGAGCATGTCAAGCAGAAGAGACACtccaaagaagaagaaaaagaaggtgcCTAAAAACAAGGATTTTCAAGCACAGGAAGCCGTTCCATCAGTAGCTACCTCTAAAAAAGTCAAAAACTGGACAACAGAAGTTTTATCTGCCTCAACTGATCAAAAAGCTGATGTGTCTGCATGGAAAGACCTGTTTGTACCCGAGCCAGTGCTGCAGGCCTTGAGCTCCCTGGGGTTTAGTGCTCCAACTCCTATCCAAGCCTTAGCCTTGCCTTCTGCCATCCGGGATAATATGGACGTTCTTGGTGCTGCAGAAACAG gaagCGGCAAAACGCTTGCATTTGCAATTCCGATGATTCACTCTGTGCTGCAGTGGCAAAAATCAAATAACTCAACAACCAGAAATGACAGTGTTTCTAAAGAGTCCCATCAGCATCATGATGAACCAAGATGGGAAAATGAGGATGAAGCAGAAAAACGAACCCATCAGCAGGCTGAAGATAGCGGAGATGAAGATGATGCATCTTTCACAACAGGCTGTGTGAAGGTGCTGGAAAATGTTGAATTTGATTCCAGTGACGAGACACTCACTGTTGGCTCCAATAAAAACAGACCTCTTTTAGGACTGGTCCTTACTCCTACAAGAGAATTAGCTGTACAAGTAAAGCACCACATTGATGCAGTTGCAAAGTTTACAG GCATTAAGACTGCAATCCTAGTAGGAGGCATGGCTGCACAGAAGCAAGAACGTGTGCTGAATCGAAAGCCAGAAATTGTAATTGCAACCCCAGGCCGGCTGTGGGAGTTAGTTAAAGAGAGACACCCACATCTTTCAAATCTTCGTCAGCTCAG GTGCCTTGTGATTGATGAAGCAGACCGAATGGTTGAGAAAGGTCACTTCTTGGAGCTGTCTCAGTTGCTGGAAATCTTAAATGATTCACAGTATAACCCTCGACGACagacttttgttttttctgccaCTTTGACTTTAGTCCATCAGACTCCTGCAAGAGTTTTACAAAAaaagaatgctaaaaagatggACAAGAAGACCAAACTAGAATTGTTAATGGAAAAAGTAGGAATAAAGGGCAAACCCAAAGTAATAGACTTAACAAGGAAAGAGGCTACTGTTGAGACACTGACAGAAACCAGAATCCACTGTAACACCAATGAGAAGGACTATTATCTCTATTACTTTCTTCTTCAGTATCCAGGAAGAACCATGGTCTTTGCAAACAGCATAGACTGTGTAAAACGCCTCAGTTCTCTCCTCACAATCCTAAATTGTGATCCTCTTCCTTTGCATGCCAACATGCACCAAAAGCAAAGGCTGAAAAACCTGGAAAGGTTTGCTGAGCGAGAGAG CTGTGTCCTCCTGACAACAGATGTTGCAGCTCGTGGTCTTGATATTCCTAATGTCCAGCATGTCATCCACTACCAG gtgCCTCGCACCTCGGAGCTCTACGTGCACCGGAGCGGCCGCACGGCCCGAGCCGCCCACGAGGGCCTCAGCCTGCTGCTCATTGGCCCCGAGGACTTGATCAACTTCCGGAAAATCTATAAAACACTGGAGAAGAGTGAAGAGCTGCCATTCTTCCCAGTTGATGCCAAGTGCATGACTTCTATTAAG GAACGGATGAACTTGGCAAGGCAGATTGAGAAGGCAGAATTTTTCAACAGTCGGGCAAAGCAGCACAACTCCTGGCTCCAGCAAGCTGCAGAGGCTCTTGAGATGGATCTTGATGATGACATGTTGATGGGCaa AAAAGCTAGTGAGCAAGAAGAAAGCCAGAAGCAAAAGATGCTGAAGGGGATGAAAAAACAACTGAAACATATGTTGTCCCAGCCACTGTTTAAAGTCCTTATGAAAACCAAGTACCCAACACAGTCTGGAAAACTACTTTTGCCTCAGACATCAGAGAGCATTTCAGCTCTAGGTGCCATGTCCAAAAAGCAagccaagaagaagaaataa